TACAAGGCACTGCAGTTCTGGGAGTCTTTATTCATGGATCCAGAAATACTACAACCTGGAAATCATTTAAGGACATGggttgaatctgcacggagcttttattgcaaagcTCTCttttatagagagccagtttggtgtagtggttaggagtgcggacttctaatctggcatgccgggttcgattctgcactcccccacatgcagccagctgggtgaccttgggctcgccacggcactgataaaactgttctgacccagcagtgatatcagcgctctctcagcctcacccaccccacagggtgtctgttgtggggaggggaatgggaaggcaactgtaagctgctttgagcctccttcgggtagggaaaagcggcatataagaaccaactcttcttcttcttcttcttcttcttcttcttcttcttcttcttcttcttcttcttcaatcactggtcgattcagtccctgccatctacactgaatgtgatttccattttgaatttggccaatttaaattttccctctgcatgattgatccggagtgaccctacccttTTCCtgtgatatcctagagtggatataaccctcaatatttgaaaaatcatcatGAAAAAGCATGCATATCTCTGCCTGTTCCAACCTTGCTGCTGAACAAAgtagtagagaagccctgattagaCAAGGCTTCAGATCAAAGGCTTCCCAGGCtgaaagcttgccttaaaggggaagccctaacttctcttggccgAAGCTCcaaaaaccctaacttctcttggtagagatATGCCTCTTGTATTTTTTCTCCctgctctgctgtctccaatcctcttctctcccccttcaagaaatgaaagaaagaggctcctgctgtgctcggctcccctccccttctgagctttcatAACCAcatacagaacacttttctgtttccaggagggagggaggaagacccaagttcaaatcgatctggattcagcaggatccacaacggaataaacaaataaGTTCAGATTCAGGCCTGGAGTGGCCTATGAGTGAAAAGGAGCATGGCTTGCTGCTAATGACAGCTTCCCAGCAGTTCCTTCCTTGAGCGGCCCCTAACTCGCATCTCTCTGCAATGCCTGGCAAAGTCCTTCTAAGGGATCCACTTAGACcaccttttttcaaccttttgactgtggaggagtctCTGAAATAGTTTGTCAGGCTTCAAatagccccggaagtgatgtcagctggccacgccccctggaactgccaggtcaccagaagtgacatcaccgctCGTGTTAACAGCCAACCTCGAGGCAGACTGTGGGTAGAGACAGGAAGTGGATTAAGCTGGGAGTTGTTTGAAGGTCCCACCCCCTcctaggtgcagaaaccatgagagaactcagaggggggagaggaaacaatattaaggcaggagaggaaaggccgtggaccccaTACGGAGCCCCTGTGGACCACTGGGGGTTCAtagacccttggttgggaatctctggcttAGACAGACATCCTCTTAACACAGCTTTTCCAACAACCATGCCCCTCACGGTTCTCTTTATTGTCTCTGCTTTGCTTTCAGAGTTTGTTCAGCATTGTGTGTTGCCTGAAGCCCTCGGAAGAAAGAAGAGGCGGTCTTCACAGGAATCTCACTAACGATGCTGGTGGCAGCATACGGCCTggttttcctcacagggctgatgCTGAACGGCTCCACCGTCTTCCTCATCTCCTGCGGAAAAGAGAGATCCATCGACAGGCTGTGGTCCCTCAACCTGGCCATTGTGGAtttcatcttcgtcgctctcctgcCCTTGCGGGTCTGGGCCATGAACACCAGCTCCGAGATCCTCCTGACCCTTAACAGCAGCCTCACCGCCCTCCACGTGGTCTCCAGGGCTTGTTTCTTGGCTGCCACGGCTGCCTCTTGTGCTGTCTCCGTGGCATCCCCGGCGTGGCTTGAACAATCCCAGGCATCCCCTTGGGCTTTTGCAGCCACCCTGGTCATCTGGGCTTTGTCCTTTGCACTCAGTGTGCGCTACCATGACCTGTGGGAAGCAGTGATGTTGTCCCAAGACCCCAAAATGGACCTGGACGAATGGACAGCCATGAGGTCTCTTTCCACCAGTTTCCTGATCTGGTTCTTGGGTTTGCTCACCTTGATGATAATGGGCTACAGCGTCCGCGTGGGCAAGGAAAAGCCATCCTGCCACACCTGGTTTAGGGAGCCCCTCAAACGCCTCTTCATTTTCCTCCTGACGTTTTCCTTATGCTGGCTCCCCTATCACGTGCTCTACTTTCTTCTGGTGTTGTGGCTAGACTCACCTGCCTGGTCTTCCCCAGGTGTCATCTCAGGGTGCCAGGTGGCCTACTTGCTGCCTTATTTCAGCAGTTGCTGGGACGCCATCACATACCTCTCCACAACCCATCTTCAGCAGTCAGGTGGTCGCCTAACTCTCAGGCACCAACGTTCATAAGTCCAACATGTAGAGATTTTGGCTTAGAGTTGCTAGATATTGgaggtttggagggtggagcccagagtggagaaaaaagaagagtcggtttttataccccgcttttcactacccaaaggaatctcaaagtggcttacaatcaccttgccttcctctccccacaacagataccctgtgagactgaggtggggctgagaaggctctgacagaactgctctgtgaaaacagttctatgactggcccaaggccatccagctggctgcatgtggagaagtggagaatcaaacccaactcttcactgctaaaccaagctggctctagaatgaagggtgaggtttgaggaggggagtctgcagagtctccccccccccaaagctaccattttctccaggggaactgattgctacTGCCTAGAGATTGAGttctaggcctcacctggaggcaaCCAACCCTAATGTGGCTCAAGGCAGAGATGGCTGGAATGCATTCCAAGCCAGATAAATCCACTGTGTATGTGAACTTCCCAAGGACCAGAACTTGAGGTTCAGGGCAGGATCATAATCCGGTGCCGCTTATTGGCTCGTGCTTGGTTGGTCTCCCCACGGGAGCCAGTAGATTCCAGTGCCTCCGTGTACCTTGACCGTTGGATTTAACACAGACATCTGGCCAAATTGGTTCTTAGCCTGCAGGCTACCCTCACAATATCTTATGCTTTCCTATGGTATCTATACCATATAATTTGCCTCCCTCCCGTTCACCCCCCAAAAAGAAtgaaggggggaagaagaaagatCCACAATCCACTCATGGTTCTTAGGTCCCAAATATGTCATATGAAAGGAGTCTTTTAAGGGTCTgcatttgtgtgcaggcacatttcctcagataccatGAAATGCGAATTACCTGTCCATAAATATGTAGGTAGAGGGTGCATAGTAAATTAGCATACGGCCGAATGAAgctaacagattcaaggaccagatgggaataacaagcttagtttatatggttacgatttagattcaagtgggtagccgtgttggtctgaagcagcattttgagtccaggggcacctttaagaccaacaaagttttagtcaaggtgtgagctttcatatgcaggCTCCCTTCCTCAAACAATGTAACAAGAAACATCAGAGTACAGAAAAATGAGAGAgcaaattagcagtaaattagtaaacaaaaTTATAAAGATATCCAGGAAATAGGCTGCATTATAATGAAGATCAGAAAAACACAGGGGGAATAAAaaggttaaggttagtgattaatggcagacgctttcccgGTTATTACCATTCATTTGagtttagttgggggggggggcaggaatagtgaagaaaataaatatgtcaacattggagattgatgggcataATCATAATGTGGGATAAAAATCCAGAAATACATTTAGAAGTAAGACAAggataaaagaaaaatgaaaccacCTGTGCTGCTCCTTTGACAGTGCCTTCTGATAGTGAATCTGGGGTGTATGAATCACATGGAGGGGAAAGGTACCATCTTTGCAAATGTATGGCTTTATcggaaaagaggaaaaggattAACATGAATctgagctagattcaagtgggtagccgtgttggtctgaagcagcaaaacaaaggtcTAGGGGCACCTATAAAACcaagcaagttttattcaaggtctgaacttttgtgtgcacactcACTTCCTCAGAAGCAATTTTGTGCAATGGAAGTaatcatacttataggcaaagtgtgaatacccagggaattgttcaTTGCCGCTGTGGgtggttggtgaatttcctctaggccaggctggattctggagatttttggtggagggatcagttGGGCacgaaattggggtccctgtggattggcaggtagttgtgagttcctgcattgtgcagggggttggactagatgaccctgggggtccctcccaactctatgattctatgagagtaaattaacatgcaaCATAATGAAAACGGTTAACAGATTCTAGAGATAAATAGGATCAGATGGCAATTTGAATGTGTTTGCATTCCCTTGAGaatgaattgcatgggaaacaattTGGGTTCAATAAATACGTCCGCGTTAAGAGAATAATGGATGACTAGAGAATCCATGGCTGACAgcagttttgttctgctgcccCCTGGTGGAGATCTATATCATGAGTTCCATTCCAATtagagatagattcaaatgggtagccgtgttggtctgaagtagcacaataaaatcagcctAGCTCTAACAACAACCTAACTCTCACCCTAAGTTAGGAACTTAAGCAGGAGGCAATCCCTGTTTGTCTACATAATTTTTAcctgtaaaatattgtgaaataaTATCtgtacataccatggccttttcaAACATAGCACTGCCTCTTCCATagcctaacacaggggtagtcaaactgcggccctccagctgtccatggactacaattcccaggagccccctgccagcgtttgctggcaggggctcctgggaattgtagtccatggacaactggagggccgcagtttgactacccctggcctaacgcTTCCACGAAACCAAAAAGTACCAACATTGATCCATACCAGCCAGTTGGGATTTTAGATCAATTGAAAATCTCTATTTTTTtacaaaacctaaccctaaccctaaccctaaccctggcaagctgggtactcattttaccttccgaggtcggtaaaatgagtacccagcttgttgggggaaaacggtaatgactggggaaggcactggcaaaccaccccgtattgagtctgccatgaaaacgctagagggcatcaccccaaggggcagacatgacccggtgcttgcacaggggatacctttacctttaaccctaaccctaatttaGGAACGCTTCCTCTTACCCTATCCCTAActttaaccctaaacctaaccctaatcCTATATTGAGAACTTAACGAACTTAACGAATATAAAATCCCAATTTTCCCATTATTTTCTtatgtaaaatattgtgaaaaaatatttattcatcccacggcctttcccaatcattgcACTGCCTCTTCCCCAGCCTTACGcttcctctaaaccagtggttctcgaccttccgaatgccatggccctttaatacagttcctgattttgtggggacccccaaccataaaatgatgcaagcgttctttcatagtaattaaactgaaactgaccaatgggttgaaaatccattgttcattattgcagataaattgttttttttccccctatgggggtcgaacaacccattcacagggattgcagcagggtgagcatcTTGGctgaggtagatcaagatagagcgtctgtctggagcagtagaaaagagcgagatcagcatggtgggacaagaggcagaactgaactgagaaaccccagaaaaaaagccattttaaatacaatcatgaacaatggatcttcacgccattggtcagtttcagtttaatttctgagagaggcaactgcaaagtttggCACGAGAATTGACAGGACACCATCATCTGCCAGCCAACAACCGGGTAATATTAAGCATCCAGCCTCCTGGGGGGCCGCTCCATGTTACATTAGCCTCATAACTGGTTATTCTCTCTCTACTTCCGCAGGAGAAGATAACCCAGGAGAAGGCCCCTCAGGAACAGCTGGACCATCACACTGGTGATGCCAACTGCCTATTTTGAAAATCTAAGACCCTAAAATGCTGTTCTGATGGTCCACCAGCTATTCCTGTTGTTCTTAATTTGTATTTAATTGTTGTTCGAGTTCGCAGctttattgaaattaattttttttctagtaAACCTGCTCATGTACTTTTACTTGACTCTTTCTGTGGCCTGTAAATTGCCTCCAacttaacccccacccccacctggtcCTCACGGAAATGAGAtgcttcaacatgctttctaacTGAGGCCCACACACTACTATTGCTCACACAGCAGTCACACTGGATAGTTTCCTCACCAATTTAACATGCTATATGTCttcagaatgagcctcttgtggcgcagagtggtagggcagcagtctgaaagctctgcccatgaggctgggagttcgatcccagcagccggctcaaggttgactcagccttccatccttccgaggtcggtaaaatgagtacccagtttgctggggggtaaacggtaatgactggggaaggcactggcaaaccaccccgtattgagtctgccatgaaaacgctagagggcgtcaccccaagggtcagacatgacccggtccttgcacaggggatacctttacctttaccttttatgtctaCAGACTGCCGTGAGATGTATACTCCCAGGTCTAATTTGCTTTCTGTCCCAATATGATGGTACATGCCATTTTAACAGTCATCAGTGAGAATGTCATTCCATTTGGGGCAGCATAGAATGAAGACCCCCCCATTTTTCTCAATCAATGCCCCTTCCCCGCCCACATCAGCCCTTTTATTTGTCTCATGGCATCAGAAGTCTTCACCCTTTGGTGAGGAGAGAGGTAGGGTCTTGGCACTACGCCTGTAGCTGCTGTCTTTTGGTTAATATTCATGAGTTCTTTCCTCCAAGACCAACGCTATTTCCATTCCATCTTTGGATATGTGGGGGAACTCAACAAACCTTATGATTCCCTCTAGGTCAGGCTGAATTTTGGTGGGGGCATGAAGtgggggtcaccgtgggtgggcaagtagttgtgagttcctgcattgtgcagggggttggacttgatgaccctggaggtcccttccaactgtgtctttctatgattctatgagagatcTTGAAATCTCCCTCTACCAACATATCAAGATATTAAAGTGGTGGAATTGCCGACCATCTGACCACTTGTTTGCCATACCCACAACTATTCTGAATAGCTCAACTAACAACATATTGAAGACAAAAACAGGAGATTGAGCTCAGATAAGTGCAATGCTACCACTCCAGGCATACAAACTGTTTATTGCAGTATTGGAAAAAAACACTGCACAGCTGTCCTTTAAATGGGTCTTCAGTTTTCCTAGCTCGAAAGTTTATTTGACTGTCAAGATATGTTCTCAGTGCAGGGACAGCATCCTGACCATGACCCTTTTTTAATAAAGAAGGACAACCTCAGATGAAATAGTTGCTTGACAACCAAATTTAATTCAAGTCCGCAAAACAAACCCTGTGAATTGGACAAGGAATAGGCAAACATATTCCACCTGAGGACTGGGAAAGCTCACTGTTTGGTGCTGGGGGCATAGCAGAGGATTAGGTTCCACGGATGCCCAAAGGGGGTTGGGAACTTGGGGAGTGGAGTGATCTGAGCCagatctgcacttactttgtttattctgttgtggatcctgctgaatccagactgatttgaactcgggtcttcctctattccc
Above is a window of Paroedura picta isolate Pp20150507F chromosome 5, Ppicta_v3.0, whole genome shotgun sequence DNA encoding:
- the LOC143838833 gene encoding chemerin-like receptor 1; this encodes MLVAAYGLVFLTGLMLNGSTVFLISCGKERSIDRLWSLNLAIVDFIFVALLPLRVWAMNTSSEILLTLNSSLTALHVVSRACFLAATAASCAVSVASPAWLEQSQASPWAFAATLVIWALSFALSVRYHDLWEAVMLSQDPKMDLDEWTAMRSLSTSFLIWFLGLLTLMIMGYSVRVGKEKPSCHTWFREPLKRLFIFLLTFSLCWLPYHVLYFLLVLWLDSPAWSSPGVISGCQVAYLLPYFSSCWDAITYLSTTHLQQSGGRLTLRHQRS